Proteins from one Chroococcidiopsis sp. CCMEE 29 genomic window:
- a CDS encoding response regulator transcription factor, translated as MVLQILVVDDDPAVRLSATDCLEISGYSVIPAENGKEALKMIEEYQPHLMVTDITMDHMDGYQLIRWVRQRPAFRLMPIVCLTTQTDRYKRIRGYQLGGDAYLSKPFESDELCAVIRNLLERSQLIQSEWRLRAEDQIHKRIKFQVTSTRQELTMREQQVLNLLGDGLSNPQIGDHLYLSPRTIEKHVSTLLCKTGTSNRVELVRFAMEHDLIE; from the coding sequence ATGGTGTTACAAATTCTTGTTGTGGATGACGATCCAGCAGTTCGTCTGTCAGCTACTGATTGTCTAGAGATATCTGGTTACTCAGTCATTCCAGCTGAGAACGGTAAAGAGGCGCTGAAGATGATTGAGGAGTACCAACCTCATCTTATGGTTACTGATATCACCATGGATCATATGGATGGCTATCAACTCATTCGGTGGGTGCGTCAGCGTCCAGCATTTCGTCTAATGCCTATAGTTTGTTTGACTACTCAGACAGATAGGTATAAGCGAATTCGAGGCTACCAGCTAGGGGGTGATGCGTACTTATCCAAGCCCTTTGAGTCAGATGAACTTTGTGCTGTGATTCGCAACTTGCTGGAGCGATCGCAGCTAATCCAATCTGAGTGGCGCTTACGGGCTGAAGATCAAATTCATAAAAGGATAAAATTTCAGGTAACTTCAACCCGCCAGGAGCTAACCATGCGGGAACAGCAGGTTCTAAACTTACTCGGGGATGGACTATCGAATCCCCAAATTGGCGATCACCTGTACCTCAGCCCTCGAACTATCGAAAAGCATGTCAGCACTTTATTGTGTAAAACGGGAACCAGTAACCGAGTAGAACTTGTTCGCTTTGCGATGGAGCACGATTTGATTGAGTAG
- a CDS encoding DUF2079 domain-containing protein translates to MLLKLQKQLGLKLVLGAAIAFFVLGLVLTLHRYYSFYASFDQGIFNQVFWNNLHGRFFQSSLSSSLSTNVVHSGEVPDVFYRRLGQHFTPALLLWLPLYALFPYPATLTVLQVTLVTAAGLVLYALARHYLEPPLAAMITVSYYAAITVIGPTLSNFHDISQIPLFMFGLLLAMEKRQWWLFWLLAIFILAVREDSGVSLFGIGFYMVVSQRYPRIGLAVCSLSFGYMLVLTNLIMPLFSEDISRRFMIEQFGQYADGDEASTLDIIWGIVSNPWRLLLELFSPFFATLKYLLGQWLPLAFVPAVSPTAWIVAGFPLLKLFLGQGESLLAITIRYAMTVVPGLFYGAILWWSQHPNAFKPSFRRFWVVCICISLLFTFTANPNRTLYFLIPDSIQPWVYVPLTRQWEHVGQMRSLLNQIPPNASVSATTYIVPHLSGRREIVRLPALQLRNDAREIVNVEYVIADLWHLQQYQVAFKHDRWLLQDNVTLIDQLFSKGEYGIVGFQDGVILMHKGVTSIPEVTASWLTFHRELEPLLKQRESRE, encoded by the coding sequence ATGTTGTTGAAATTGCAGAAACAGCTGGGGCTAAAGTTAGTGTTGGGTGCAGCGATCGCCTTCTTTGTTCTGGGCTTAGTCCTCACCCTCCATCGCTATTACAGCTTTTACGCCTCTTTTGATCAAGGAATCTTTAACCAAGTATTTTGGAATAATCTCCACGGTCGATTCTTTCAGAGTTCCCTTTCTTCCAGTCTGTCAACTAACGTCGTCCATAGTGGTGAAGTTCCAGACGTGTTTTATCGCCGTTTGGGACAGCACTTCACTCCAGCTTTGTTACTCTGGCTACCGCTGTATGCCCTGTTTCCTTATCCAGCCACTCTGACTGTTTTGCAAGTCACTTTAGTTACTGCAGCGGGATTAGTTCTATATGCCCTGGCGCGACACTATTTAGAACCGCCACTGGCAGCGATGATTACAGTTAGTTATTACGCGGCGATCACTGTCATTGGTCCGACGTTATCCAACTTCCACGACATCAGCCAAATTCCGCTGTTTATGTTTGGGCTATTGCTAGCAATGGAAAAGCGCCAGTGGTGGCTGTTTTGGCTGCTAGCAATTTTCATTTTGGCAGTGCGTGAAGATAGCGGTGTGTCGCTATTTGGTATCGGTTTCTACATGGTTGTGAGCCAACGCTATCCCCGAATTGGTCTTGCGGTTTGCAGCCTCAGCTTTGGCTATATGCTGGTTCTAACTAATCTGATCATGCCGCTATTTTCTGAGGATATTTCCCGGCGGTTTATGATTGAGCAATTTGGGCAGTATGCAGATGGTGATGAAGCTTCTACTCTAGACATTATTTGGGGAATCGTCAGCAATCCTTGGCGCTTGCTGCTCGAGCTATTTTCACCCTTTTTTGCTACCCTGAAGTATCTTCTGGGTCAATGGTTGCCCTTAGCTTTTGTCCCTGCTGTTTCTCCAACGGCTTGGATAGTGGCTGGTTTTCCCCTGCTGAAACTGTTTTTGGGTCAGGGCGAGTCTTTGCTTGCAATTACAATTCGCTATGCCATGACTGTAGTTCCGGGGTTATTTTACGGAGCAATCCTTTGGTGGTCCCAGCATCCCAATGCTTTTAAACCATCTTTTCGGCGCTTTTGGGTAGTTTGCATCTGTATTTCCCTGTTGTTTACTTTCACAGCCAACCCAAACCGGACTTTGTACTTTTTGATTCCCGATTCTATTCAGCCTTGGGTTTATGTGCCACTAACTAGGCAATGGGAACATGTAGGGCAGATGCGATCGCTACTGAATCAGATTCCTCCGAATGCAAGTGTGTCGGCAACAACATATATCGTTCCCCATCTTTCCGGTCGTCGTGAGATTGTTCGGTTGCCTGCATTGCAACTACGCAATGATGCTAGGGAAATAGTGAACGTAGAGTATGTGATCGCTGACCTGTGGCATCTGCAGCAGTATCAAGTCGCCTTCAAGCATGATCGGTGGCTATTACAGGACAACGTGACTTTAATCGACCAGCTATTTAGTAAAGGAGAATACGGAATTGTTGGCTTTCAAGATGGCGTAATTTTAATGCACAAAGGCGTAACTTCTATTCCTGAAGTAACTGCTTCCTGGTTGACGTTCCATCGCGAACTGGAGCCACTTTTGAAGCAACGAGAGAGTAGGGAGTAG
- the psbA gene encoding photosystem II q(b) protein has product MTTTLQRRESANVWERFCNWITSTDNRLYIGWFGVLMIPTLLAATVCFIIAFIAAPPVDIDGIREPVAGSLIYGNNIISGAVVPSSNAIGLHFYPIWEAASLDEWLYNGGPYQLVIFHFLIGVFCYMGREWELSYRLGMRPWIAVAYSAPVAAATAVFLIYPLGQGSFSDGMPLGISGTFNFMLVFQAEHNILMHPFHQLGVAGVFGGALFSAMHGSLVTSSLVRETTESESQNYGYKFGQEEETYNIVAAHGYFGRLIFQYASFNNSRALHFFLAAWPVVGIWFTSLGISTMAFNLNGFNFNQSVLDSQGRVVNTWADVLNRANLGMEVMHERNAHNFPLDLAAAEATPVALSAPAIHG; this is encoded by the coding sequence ATGACAACAACATTACAAAGACGCGAAAGCGCCAATGTATGGGAACGGTTCTGCAACTGGATCACCAGCACAGACAACCGGCTATACATCGGCTGGTTCGGCGTATTGATGATCCCAACATTGCTAGCAGCAACCGTTTGCTTCATCATCGCCTTCATCGCCGCCCCCCCCGTAGACATCGACGGCATCCGCGAGCCAGTAGCAGGCTCATTGATCTACGGCAACAACATCATCAGTGGAGCAGTAGTTCCTTCTTCCAACGCGATCGGCTTACACTTCTACCCGATCTGGGAAGCAGCATCATTAGATGAGTGGCTGTACAACGGCGGACCATACCAGCTAGTAATCTTCCACTTCCTGATTGGCGTATTCTGCTACATGGGAAGAGAGTGGGAACTATCCTACCGGTTGGGGATGCGTCCATGGATTGCAGTAGCTTACTCAGCTCCAGTCGCAGCAGCAACGGCGGTATTCCTGATCTACCCGTTGGGACAAGGTTCCTTCAGTGATGGCATGCCCCTGGGGATCTCTGGCACCTTTAACTTCATGTTAGTGTTCCAAGCAGAGCACAACATCCTGATGCACCCATTCCACCAACTGGGTGTAGCCGGAGTATTCGGTGGAGCGCTATTCAGTGCGATGCACGGTTCACTGGTGACATCAAGCTTGGTGCGGGAAACAACCGAAAGTGAGAGCCAAAACTACGGCTACAAATTCGGACAAGAAGAAGAGACCTACAATATTGTTGCCGCTCACGGTTACTTTGGTCGGTTGATCTTCCAATACGCTTCGTTCAACAACAGCCGTGCGTTGCACTTCTTCCTAGCAGCGTGGCCAGTGGTGGGCATTTGGTTTACATCATTGGGCATCAGCACAATGGCGTTCAACCTCAACGGCTTCAACTTCAACCAGTCAGTACTAGACTCCCAAGGGCGAGTCGTGAACACCTGGGCAGATGTGTTGAACCGGGCTAATCTGGGGATGGAAGTGATGCACGAGCGCAATGCTCACAACTTCCCACTCGATTTGGCGGCGGCTGAGGCTACTCCTGTTGCTTTGTCTGCTCCCGCTATTCATGGCTAA
- a CDS encoding TldD/PmbA family protein, with the protein MSTVIPDTKNVLSDLIARYSSQVDYLVIRLEEAEGTDILLRGNKVETLSEGISIGGQVRACYKGGWGLSSFNHLATINERIEEAIAAARIVGDGETQLAPIDPVQATCFVPLTGTDPRQISLTRKKELCDRYSEILKSVDRQVTTTSVRYGDTWQRVIIASSEGTLIDQSWVDMEMRFAATARNSDTVQTGRETTGSRKAYEDLTGLDEQVRSAAQRAVAALSLPSVKGSTYTVVIDPILSGLFVHEAFGHLSEADMAYENPDLLEVMSIGRRFGPKELQIFDGAAPEGHRGSYFYDDEGTLATTTQLIKDGVLVGRLHSRETAGKLGEAPTGNARSLNYHYAPIVRMTNTWIERGKTPVADLINGIKEGVYARNWLGGMTNGEMFTFSAGEAWMIRNGRIAEPVRDVTLSGNVFQTLADIEAIGDDFYWDESGGCGKGGQNGLPVGCGGPSLRIRNVVVGGEAPEG; encoded by the coding sequence ATGTCAACCGTAATTCCTGATACCAAAAACGTACTCTCTGACCTGATTGCCCGATATAGTTCTCAGGTAGACTATCTTGTCATTCGACTTGAAGAAGCAGAAGGGACTGATATCTTATTGCGTGGTAACAAGGTAGAAACCCTCAGCGAAGGCATCTCGATTGGTGGGCAAGTCCGGGCTTGTTATAAAGGTGGTTGGGGGCTGAGTAGCTTTAACCATCTGGCAACGATTAATGAACGCATAGAAGAAGCGATCGCTGCCGCCCGGATAGTTGGCGATGGGGAAACTCAGCTAGCGCCCATCGATCCAGTTCAAGCCACCTGCTTTGTACCCTTGACTGGCACTGACCCCCGCCAAATTTCACTAACGAGAAAAAAGGAACTGTGCGATCGCTACAGTGAAATCCTCAAAAGCGTTGACCGCCAAGTTACGACCACCTCAGTGCGTTATGGCGACACTTGGCAACGGGTAATCATCGCCAGTTCAGAAGGCACATTAATTGACCAATCATGGGTTGACATGGAAATGCGCTTTGCTGCCACTGCTCGTAATAGTGACACAGTGCAAACTGGACGGGAAACTACTGGCTCCCGCAAAGCTTATGAAGATTTAACTGGTTTAGATGAACAAGTTCGTAGTGCTGCTCAAAGAGCTGTTGCTGCATTATCCCTACCATCGGTCAAAGGAAGTACGTACACTGTAGTCATAGACCCGATTCTCAGTGGTTTATTTGTCCATGAAGCCTTTGGTCATCTTTCAGAAGCAGATATGGCTTACGAAAACCCCGATCTGCTGGAAGTGATGAGTATTGGGCGGCGGTTTGGACCAAAAGAACTGCAAATTTTTGATGGAGCAGCACCCGAGGGTCATCGCGGCAGCTACTTTTATGACGATGAAGGCACCCTTGCTACCACGACTCAGTTGATTAAAGATGGTGTTTTAGTAGGACGGCTGCACTCCCGCGAAACGGCTGGAAAGTTAGGCGAAGCCCCCACCGGGAATGCTCGAAGTCTCAATTACCACTATGCGCCTATAGTTCGCATGACTAATACTTGGATTGAGCGGGGAAAAACGCCGGTAGCTGACTTGATTAACGGGATTAAAGAAGGAGTTTATGCCCGTAACTGGCTAGGTGGCATGACGAATGGAGAAATGTTCACTTTCAGTGCTGGTGAAGCTTGGATGATTCGCAACGGGCGAATTGCCGAACCTGTAAGAGATGTCACACTCTCTGGAAATGTCTTCCAAACACTGGCTGATATTGAAGCGATCGGTGATGACTTCTACTGGGATGAATCCGGTGGCTGTGGCAAGGGCGGACAAAATGGTTTGCCTGTGGGTTGCGGCGGTCCTAGTCTGCGAATCCGTAATGTAGTGGTTGGTGGGGAAGCACCTGAAGGATAA
- a CDS encoding CTB family bacteriocin yields MSHDLFMDLSEEQQELISGGGELETLEELDYTNFEYQVVDLQKDIGSGINGSYIRKRLRTNFVFTEAYEDLDLTFEPPTAAYGGNGGNG; encoded by the coding sequence ATGTCACACGACTTATTCATGGATTTGTCTGAGGAGCAGCAGGAGCTTATCTCTGGCGGGGGCGAACTCGAGACGCTTGAAGAGTTAGATTACACTAACTTCGAATATCAAGTTGTGGATCTCCAAAAGGATATCGGTTCAGGTATAAATGGCTCTTACATTCGCAAGAGATTAAGGACTAACTTTGTTTTCACCGAAGCTTATGAAGATCTCGATCTAACCTTCGAGCCTCCAACAGCAGCGTACGGTGGCAATGGCGGTAATGGGTGA
- a CDS encoding CTB family bacteriocin, whose translation MSHELFMDLSEEQQELISGGGELETLEELDYTNFEYQVVDLQKDIGSGIDGSNIRKRLRTNFVFTEAYEDLDLTFEPPTAAYGGNGGNG comes from the coding sequence ATGTCACACGAATTATTCATGGATTTATCTGAGGAGCAGCAGGAGCTTATCTCTGGCGGGGGCGAACTCGAGACGCTTGAAGAGTTAGATTACACTAACTTCGAGTATCAAGTTGTGGATCTCCAAAAGGATATCGGTTCAGGTATAGACGGCTCCAACATTCGCAAGAGATTAAGGACTAACTTTGTTTTCACCGAAGCTTATGAAGATCTCGATCTAACCTTCGAGCCTCCAACAGCAGCGTACGGTGGCAATGGCGGTAATGGGTGA
- the cofG gene encoding 7,8-didemethyl-8-hydroxy-5-deazariboflavin synthase subunit CofG: MSQLVTYSPAYTLVPTYECFNRCTYCNFRAEPGKSSWITLSTAETLLKELQSRGVCEILILSGEVHPHSSRRQVWFQLIYELCELALSMGFLPHTNVGPLSFVEMQQLKMVNVSMGLMLEQLTPQLLKTVHRQAPSKVPQVRLQQLTWAGELQIPFTTGLLLGIGETQNDWWETLEAIAHIHEQWGHIQEVILQPHSPGSNQTWDAPAFDPHQLPQVVASARKILPPEITLQIPPNLVQDPDWLLACLAAGARDLGGIGPKDEVNPDYPHPHSQRLAKILEPAGWQLVPRLPVYPPYYNWLPERLQSAINPSASPHFQILR, translated from the coding sequence ATGTCCCAGCTTGTTACCTACAGCCCTGCTTACACGCTCGTACCCACTTACGAGTGCTTCAATCGCTGTACCTATTGCAACTTTCGGGCTGAGCCTGGCAAAAGTTCCTGGATAACGCTATCAACAGCAGAAACTTTGCTGAAAGAATTACAGAGCCGAGGTGTGTGTGAAATCCTCATTTTGAGCGGTGAGGTGCATCCGCACTCATCACGGCGTCAAGTATGGTTCCAGTTGATTTATGAATTGTGTGAACTGGCTCTCTCAATGGGGTTTTTACCACACACGAATGTAGGACCGCTAAGTTTTGTCGAAATGCAACAGCTGAAAATGGTTAATGTGTCGATGGGGCTGATGCTGGAGCAACTGACACCCCAATTGTTGAAAACAGTTCATCGCCAAGCGCCTAGTAAAGTACCCCAAGTGCGGTTGCAACAACTAACTTGGGCAGGGGAATTGCAAATTCCATTTACGACTGGGTTACTTCTGGGGATTGGAGAGACGCAAAATGATTGGTGGGAAACGTTGGAGGCGATCGCACATATTCACGAACAGTGGGGTCACATTCAAGAAGTAATCCTGCAACCCCATAGTCCAGGCAGCAACCAAACTTGGGACGCGCCAGCTTTTGATCCGCATCAGCTACCGCAGGTAGTAGCATCTGCCCGTAAGATTCTACCGCCGGAGATTACTCTGCAAATTCCACCTAATTTAGTCCAAGACCCCGATTGGTTACTCGCTTGTTTAGCAGCAGGCGCAAGGGATTTAGGCGGAATTGGACCAAAAGATGAAGTGAATCCCGATTATCCTCATCCCCATTCCCAAAGATTGGCAAAAATTTTAGAACCTGCTGGTTGGCAGCTAGTGCCGCGCTTGCCAGTTTATCCGCCGTACTACAACTGGTTGCCAGAGCGATTGCAGAGTGCTATTAATCCCTCAGCATCACCCCACTTCCAAATTTTGCGCTAA
- a CDS encoding glycosyltransferase family 4 protein, with protein sequence MKILVLTWEFPPRIVGGIARHVGELYPELVKLGHEVHLITVEFGQAPMYEVVDGVQVHRVPVAASNDFFHWIVNLNESIGYHGAKLILEEGPFDIIHAHDWLVGDAAIALKHNFKVPMIATFHATEFGRYNGIYNDNHRYINGKENLLAYNAWRVIVCTDYMRREVERALATPWDKIDVIYNGIRPEKKKHQIDFDYWNFRRLFAKDGEKIVYYVGRMTYEKGISVLLNAAPKVLWEMGGDTKFVFVGGGNTDHLKRQAWDLGIWDKCYFTGFMSDEPLDKFQTVADCAVFPSLYEPFGIVALESFAARVPVVVSDTGGFPEVVQHTKTGVVTWTNNADSLAWGILEVLKNPGYRQWLIDNAYEDLERRFSWPKLAKQTEAVYQRVVQERSQIMWL encoded by the coding sequence ATGAAGATTCTAGTGCTGACTTGGGAGTTTCCGCCTCGGATTGTGGGTGGCATAGCGCGCCATGTAGGGGAGTTGTATCCTGAGCTAGTAAAGCTGGGGCATGAAGTTCACCTAATTACGGTGGAGTTTGGGCAAGCGCCGATGTATGAGGTAGTCGATGGGGTGCAGGTGCATCGAGTACCAGTTGCTGCGAGTAACGACTTTTTCCACTGGATAGTGAACTTGAATGAGAGCATAGGTTACCACGGAGCCAAGCTAATTTTGGAAGAGGGTCCGTTTGACATTATTCATGCTCATGATTGGCTAGTAGGAGATGCAGCGATCGCGCTCAAGCACAACTTCAAGGTGCCAATGATTGCCACGTTCCACGCTACCGAATTTGGTCGCTATAACGGTATTTACAACGACAACCATCGCTACATCAATGGCAAAGAGAATCTTCTGGCTTATAACGCTTGGCGAGTTATTGTTTGTACTGACTATATGCGGCGCGAGGTGGAACGGGCGCTAGCAACCCCTTGGGACAAAATTGACGTAATTTATAACGGGATTCGACCGGAGAAGAAAAAGCACCAAATTGACTTTGACTATTGGAACTTCCGCCGCCTGTTTGCTAAGGATGGCGAGAAGATAGTTTACTATGTCGGTCGCATGACCTACGAGAAGGGTATTTCAGTGTTACTGAATGCAGCTCCCAAGGTACTGTGGGAAATGGGAGGTGATACCAAGTTTGTCTTTGTCGGTGGCGGCAATACTGACCATCTGAAGCGTCAAGCGTGGGACTTGGGCATTTGGGACAAATGCTATTTCACTGGCTTTATGTCCGATGAACCCCTGGATAAGTTCCAAACCGTTGCTGATTGTGCCGTTTTCCCCAGTCTTTACGAGCCCTTTGGCATTGTAGCTCTGGAAAGTTTTGCTGCTCGTGTCCCGGTCGTAGTTTCAGATACAGGCGGTTTTCCAGAAGTCGTGCAACACACCAAGACAGGGGTGGTTACCTGGACTAACAATGCAGATTCTCTCGCTTGGGGAATTCTGGAAGTATTGAAAAATCCGGGTTATCGGCAGTGGTTGATAGATAATGCTTATGAAGATTTGGAACGCCGCTTTAGCTGGCCTAAGTTAGCAAAGCAAACTGAGGCAGTTTATCAACGGGTGGTGCAAGAGCGATCGCAAATTATGTGGTTGTAA
- a CDS encoding DUF29 domain-containing protein, giving the protein MSQAVVPSKLYERDFCLWVADTVAKLKVRNFDDLDLENLIEEIESLAGREQRELESRLDVLLNHLLKRCYIHTPENYQGWELTIREQRKQLQRLLKQSPSLQNYLSEVFNDIWQVALGDLRQDYPKIEFPDEWQFRRDVETILSAKFWQD; this is encoded by the coding sequence ATGAGTCAGGCTGTAGTACCAAGCAAGCTATACGAACGTGACTTTTGCCTGTGGGTAGCAGATACCGTTGCCAAGTTAAAAGTGCGAAATTTTGATGATTTAGATCTGGAGAACTTAATTGAGGAGATTGAGAGTTTGGCAGGACGGGAGCAGCGGGAATTGGAAAGCCGTTTAGACGTGCTCCTGAACCATTTGCTGAAACGGTGCTATATTCACACCCCTGAAAACTATCAAGGATGGGAGCTAACGATTAGAGAGCAACGAAAACAATTGCAAAGATTGCTCAAGCAATCTCCCAGCCTGCAAAATTACTTATCTGAAGTCTTTAACGACATTTGGCAAGTTGCCTTAGGCGATCTTCGGCAAGATTATCCGAAAATCGAGTTCCCCGATGAGTGGCAGTTTCGCCGTGATGTAGAGACAATTTTATCGGCAAAATTTTGGCAAGACTGA